Proteins from one Bifidobacterium sp. ESL0732 genomic window:
- a CDS encoding MFS transporter: MNVAGGKGDSAAVALNAGAVSMPLGGAKEKSKREVEDPTSPHKPLKARIDVKHPNLTMLGLYLGAFLGMLSETAMNIALPDLMVSFHIGSGTAQWMVVGYMLVIGIVLPFTSMLLKWIPSKPLLLFALAMFFVGSLISGFAPGTSFGMLLAGRMIQGISTGLVLPMMFSVILEVFPLNKIGAAMGMAGLVVMFAPAIGPTLAGGLIGAFSWRAIFFFFAAIALVALVCASIWMVNAYKLTKPSIDALSCITSIVGFGGFVLGVSLISDFGFSLPVIAILIVGIAAIATYSYRQLHMDNPVIDLHALGIRQFTVGALIVMMNFGITLATMYLMPQELQNGLGVKVALTGLVMLPGGVANAVVSMFAGRLYDVVGAKWLVRGGLVLSMIGVVLLMLAGPSTSVAYIICAHVILMIGIPMAMSPAQSSALASLPQHLSTDGSTILNTMQQVVGAVITAVATILLGAGQAASHSGGKAMAFVTGSRWGFTFALVLAIVAFVISFGLSKQTSTDDASKR; the protein is encoded by the coding sequence ATGAACGTTGCTGGCGGCAAAGGGGACAGCGCTGCTGTAGCACTTAACGCCGGGGCGGTCTCAATGCCTCTCGGAGGCGCCAAGGAGAAATCAAAGCGCGAGGTAGAAGACCCGACATCGCCGCACAAGCCGCTGAAAGCGCGTATCGACGTCAAGCACCCGAATCTGACGATGCTCGGGCTGTATCTCGGCGCCTTCCTCGGGATGCTCAGCGAAACCGCGATGAACATCGCACTGCCTGATTTGATGGTCAGCTTCCATATCGGTTCCGGCACCGCGCAGTGGATGGTGGTGGGCTACATGCTCGTCATTGGCATCGTGCTGCCGTTCACCAGTATGCTCTTAAAGTGGATTCCGTCGAAGCCGCTGTTGTTGTTTGCGCTCGCGATGTTCTTCGTAGGCTCGCTGATTTCCGGTTTCGCCCCGGGCACATCGTTCGGTATGCTGCTTGCTGGCCGCATGATTCAGGGCATTTCGACCGGTCTGGTGCTGCCGATGATGTTCTCGGTCATTCTCGAGGTTTTCCCGCTTAACAAGATTGGTGCTGCCATGGGTATGGCCGGTCTTGTGGTCATGTTTGCCCCGGCCATTGGCCCGACACTTGCCGGCGGCTTGATTGGCGCGTTCTCTTGGCGTGCGATTTTCTTCTTCTTCGCTGCCATTGCGTTGGTTGCGCTGGTCTGCGCCTCGATCTGGATGGTCAACGCCTACAAGCTCACCAAGCCAAGCATTGACGCGCTTTCCTGCATCACTTCGATCGTCGGCTTCGGCGGGTTCGTGCTTGGCGTCAGCCTCATCAGCGACTTCGGTTTCTCGCTACCGGTCATCGCGATTCTGATCGTCGGCATTGCGGCCATCGCCACGTATAGCTACCGTCAGCTGCACATGGACAACCCGGTCATCGACCTGCATGCGCTGGGCATTCGTCAGTTCACCGTCGGCGCGTTGATCGTGATGATGAACTTCGGCATCACCCTGGCCACCATGTATCTGATGCCACAGGAGCTGCAGAACGGCCTCGGCGTAAAGGTTGCGCTCACCGGCCTCGTGATGCTGCCCGGCGGCGTGGCCAACGCGGTCGTTTCCATGTTCGCCGGCCGCCTCTACGATGTCGTTGGCGCGAAGTGGCTCGTGCGCGGCGGATTGGTGCTCTCCATGATCGGCGTCGTCCTGCTGATGCTGGCTGGCCCGTCGACTTCCGTGGCGTACATCATCTGCGCGCACGTCATCCTGATGATCGGTATCCCGATGGCGATGAGCCCTGCCCAGTCCTCGGCGCTCGCCTCGCTGCCGCAGCATCTTTCGACCGATGGCTCCACCATCCTGAACACGATGCAGCAGGTTGTCGGCGCGGTCATCACCGCGGTCGCCACGATTTTGCTCGGTGCCGGCCAAGCGGCTTCCCATTCCGGCGGCAAGGCGATGGCCTTCGTCACCGGCTCGCGCTGGGGCTTCACTTTCGCGCTGGTACTCGCCATTGTCGCATTCGTCATTTCCTTCGGACTTTCCAAGCAGACTTCGACGGACGATGCCTCCAAGCGCTGA
- a CDS encoding PTS transporter subunit EIIC → MAKKKSLLNVIIDGISGIFLPIVNLLSAAGIMKGVLIILTSCKVLDASGNTYLVLDAMASCVFTFLPVMLAYTSAKQFKTNPYIAVVIACLLMYPALVKVQEKGTTLSFFGIPMLGVKYASSVLPIILAIGLLRFVQQWLDKVLPEVIRGFLTPLICVLFVGSVTLLLFGPFGKVVGDGLAAGYEWVYALSPIVAGLLLGAAVQPMVIFGFHWSLILIGMNNLAVSGHDTVLALMGPPVFAQAGAALAVMLKSHDAPFKTTCISASISALFGITEPAMFGVNLPRKMPLAAVCIGGGVGGAIAGYSGVQAHAFALPSVATLPVFFGHGFVTYVISCVVAMVVAFVLTLLFKFPVDGLNDEKDEVRSQEDRELLEESSETEGEAASNTEVGIAADGIATAKTAVEA, encoded by the coding sequence ATGGCCAAGAAAAAGAGTCTGCTCAATGTCATTATCGACGGCATTTCCGGCATCTTCCTGCCCATTGTGAACCTGCTTTCGGCCGCCGGCATCATGAAGGGTGTGCTGATCATCCTGACCAGCTGCAAGGTGCTGGATGCCTCGGGAAACACGTATTTGGTTCTTGACGCGATGGCTTCGTGCGTGTTCACTTTCCTTCCCGTCATGCTTGCCTATACTTCCGCCAAGCAATTCAAGACCAATCCGTATATCGCTGTCGTCATCGCTTGTCTGCTGATGTATCCCGCACTCGTGAAAGTGCAGGAAAAGGGCACCACCCTGTCCTTCTTCGGTATACCGATGCTGGGCGTCAAGTACGCTTCGAGCGTGCTGCCCATCATTCTGGCGATCGGTCTGCTGAGATTCGTGCAGCAGTGGCTCGACAAGGTCCTGCCGGAAGTGATCCGTGGATTCCTCACGCCGTTGATCTGCGTGCTGTTCGTCGGTTCGGTGACACTGCTGCTGTTCGGTCCGTTCGGCAAGGTGGTCGGTGATGGACTCGCTGCCGGATACGAATGGGTGTATGCGCTTTCGCCGATTGTCGCAGGCCTGCTGTTGGGTGCTGCTGTGCAGCCGATGGTCATTTTCGGTTTCCATTGGAGCCTGATCCTTATCGGTATGAACAATCTGGCGGTCTCCGGGCATGATACGGTGCTGGCCCTGATGGGCCCTCCGGTGTTCGCCCAAGCCGGTGCCGCGTTGGCTGTGATGCTCAAGAGCCATGACGCGCCGTTCAAGACGACCTGCATCTCCGCCAGTATTTCGGCTTTGTTCGGTATCACGGAACCCGCGATGTTCGGCGTGAACCTTCCCCGTAAGATGCCTCTTGCCGCTGTGTGCATCGGTGGTGGCGTCGGCGGCGCGATAGCCGGATATTCCGGTGTCCAGGCCCACGCATTCGCACTTCCCAGTGTTGCCACATTGCCCGTTTTCTTCGGTCATGGTTTCGTGACCTACGTTATTTCCTGCGTGGTCGCCATGGTGGTCGCTTTCGTTCTGACACTACTGTTCAAGTTCCCTGTCGATGGCTTGAATGACGAAAAGGACGAGGTCCGTTCGCAAGAGGACCGCGAGCTGCTCGAGGAAAGCTCCGAAACCGAAGGCGAAGCCGCTTCGAATACCGAAGTTGGCATCGCCGCCGACGGAATCGCAACGGCCAAAACTGCAGTAGAGGCCTAA
- a CDS encoding ROK family protein, whose translation MKILAIDIGGTNIKYAYMLENSSITSRGSIPTPQEGRDELIAALTQLFKQEPGVQGIAISMPGIIDSDEGYCAMGGALRYNDDFYLRHELFSHCPVRIVMDNDAKCAATAEATVGALKDVSDGFVLLFGTMIGGGIIKNHMLHRGPHFSAGEVSYIITSHDEGPTREGVWGNQCGTPALCTNYASAKGVDADSIDGVKFFEAVNAGEPEALDCLDHYAHDIAVQIFNIQNIVDPERFAIGGGISAQPAFIEAIRANLQKLYATCPYFVSQAEVVSCKFQNDANLVGALQCYLRGVDEREYFVNKEDVDGSIEKSEEQSGDDEEEKAPEGKVLVNNFTKE comes from the coding sequence ATGAAAATTCTAGCCATTGATATCGGCGGAACCAATATCAAATATGCATATATGTTGGAAAACAGCTCGATTACCTCCCGCGGGTCGATCCCGACTCCTCAGGAAGGTCGAGACGAATTGATTGCCGCTCTGACCCAGCTTTTCAAACAGGAGCCTGGTGTACAGGGCATAGCGATTTCGATGCCTGGGATCATTGACTCGGATGAGGGATACTGCGCTATGGGCGGTGCGTTGCGTTACAACGATGATTTCTATCTTCGTCACGAGCTTTTCAGCCATTGCCCTGTGCGGATCGTAATGGACAACGATGCGAAGTGCGCAGCGACTGCTGAAGCGACTGTAGGTGCGCTGAAGGATGTCAGCGACGGATTTGTGCTGTTGTTCGGCACCATGATTGGCGGCGGCATCATCAAGAACCACATGCTTCATCGTGGTCCTCATTTCTCCGCTGGCGAGGTGAGCTACATCATCACTTCGCACGACGAAGGCCCGACCCGTGAAGGGGTGTGGGGCAACCAATGCGGCACCCCTGCTCTGTGCACGAATTATGCGAGTGCCAAGGGCGTCGACGCGGATTCCATCGATGGCGTGAAATTCTTCGAGGCTGTCAATGCAGGAGAACCCGAGGCGTTGGATTGTCTGGATCATTATGCGCATGACATTGCCGTCCAGATATTCAATATCCAGAATATCGTCGATCCGGAACGCTTTGCCATCGGTGGCGGCATTTCCGCGCAGCCGGCTTTCATCGAAGCCATCCGTGCCAATCTGCAGAAACTCTATGCAACCTGCCCGTACTTCGTCTCCCAGGCGGAAGTGGTCAGCTGCAAGTTCCAGAACGACGCGAATCTGGTAGGTGCTCTGCAGTGCTATCTGCGTGGCGTCGACGAGCGTGAATACTTCGTCAACAAGGAAGACGTGGACGGCTCTATCGAGAAGTCGGAAGAGCAATCCGGCGACGATGAAGAAGAAAAAGCGCCTGAGGGCAAGGTGCTGGTCAACAACTTTACCAAGGAGTGA
- a CDS encoding transaldolase family protein, which yields MKLIIDDADTEAIKRLVEYYPIDGVTTNPSILAKAGRPPFEVLHEIRSIIGPDRELHAQVVARDAKGMVADAHRIVKELGDNTFPKVPSVPEGFKAIKQLSAEGINVTATAIYTPLQAFIAAKAGAVYAAPYINRIDNMGYDGIDVACKIHDIFRANDLHCEVLAASFKNSQQVLDLAVHGVGAATIASSVIDSLTKNAAIDAAVDDFVADFEGLVGSGKTMATL from the coding sequence ATGAAACTCATCATTGATGATGCGGATACCGAAGCCATCAAACGCTTGGTTGAGTATTATCCGATTGATGGTGTGACCACCAACCCCTCGATTCTGGCGAAAGCCGGACGGCCTCCCTTCGAGGTGCTGCACGAGATCCGTTCCATTATCGGACCGGACCGCGAGCTCCACGCGCAAGTGGTGGCCAGGGATGCCAAGGGCATGGTCGCAGACGCCCACCGGATCGTCAAGGAGCTAGGGGACAACACGTTCCCCAAGGTTCCAAGCGTTCCCGAAGGGTTCAAAGCAATCAAGCAGCTGTCTGCCGAAGGCATCAACGTCACCGCGACGGCCATCTATACTCCGTTGCAGGCGTTCATAGCGGCCAAGGCCGGAGCGGTGTATGCGGCCCCGTACATCAACCGCATAGACAACATGGGTTACGACGGTATCGATGTCGCCTGCAAGATTCACGACATCTTCAGGGCCAATGATCTGCACTGTGAAGTTCTGGCGGCGAGCTTCAAGAACTCGCAGCAGGTGCTTGACCTGGCGGTTCATGGTGTCGGTGCCGCGACGATAGCGTCTTCGGTCATTGACTCGCTGACCAAGAACGCTGCGATCGACGCGGCGGTAGATGATTTCGTGGCCGATTTCGAAGGTCTTGTCGGCTCCGGAAAGACTATGGCCACTCTGTAG
- a CDS encoding glycyl radical protein: protein MSDSHFGKLTDRMNSFRDQLLDAVPQIDVDRAMITTKVYQEQQDQPLAIKRAIMLKEILEQMPIFIEPETVIAGNQASKNRSAPIFPEYAMDWVIDELDQFEKRDGDVFTITEENKEKLRSIYPFWKHNTLQDRGLAAFPPHSKLFYDLGIIKSEGNITSGDAHCAVNYEGLLKLGLKDYARRAQEKLDALDLTDYRNIHKSYFYRAILIVVDAVKEFAGRYAALAREQAQECSQKGGERRAAELRGMAEALDHVPYEPARTLREAVQSVWLIHLTLQLESNGHSLSYGRMDQYLWPYYENDLKTGRITTDEADELMCNLWLKTFTINKVRPWSHTQFSAGSPLYQNVTVGGQKLVDGEARDATNPMSWLILKSVAQCHLTQPNLTVRYHENLPDDFMNECIEVVRCGFGMPAFNDDEVIIPSFIEKGVAREDAYNYSAIGCVETAVPGKWGYRCTGMSFLNFPKALLIAMNNGVDPQSGTKLVEGTGHFKDFTSFDQVMNCWDKVIREMCRQCVIIDATCDMVLEQDTADILCSCLTDDCIERGLNMKEGGAVYDFISDLQVGIANLADSLAAMKKVVFEEKKVTPEELWDAMQANWQGEKNQHIRELMKAAPKYGNDDDYVDSLIRQAYDIYIDEMKKYHNTRYGRGPIGGIYYAGTSSISANVPQGAGTLATPDGRAAGEPLAEGCSPSHSADQHGPTAVFKSVSKLPTDDITGGVLLNQKMTPQVLSKMENRQKLALLTRAFFDRLHGYHVQYNVVSRETLLDAQVHPEKHRDLIVRVAGYSAFFVVLSKATQDDIIERTEQTL, encoded by the coding sequence ATGAGTGATTCACATTTTGGAAAGCTCACTGACAGGATGAACTCTTTCCGTGATCAGTTGCTCGATGCAGTGCCGCAGATCGATGTCGATCGGGCGATGATTACGACCAAGGTCTATCAAGAGCAACAGGATCAGCCCCTGGCCATCAAGCGTGCGATCATGCTCAAGGAGATTCTTGAGCAGATGCCGATTTTCATTGAGCCCGAGACGGTTATCGCCGGCAACCAGGCTTCGAAGAACAGGTCGGCGCCGATTTTCCCGGAGTACGCGATGGACTGGGTGATCGACGAACTCGATCAGTTCGAAAAGCGCGATGGCGACGTGTTCACCATCACCGAGGAAAACAAGGAAAAGCTGCGTTCCATCTATCCGTTCTGGAAGCACAACACCCTCCAGGATCGTGGGCTTGCAGCCTTCCCGCCTCATTCCAAGCTGTTCTATGATCTCGGCATCATCAAGTCCGAAGGCAATATCACTTCAGGCGACGCCCACTGCGCCGTCAACTATGAAGGATTGCTGAAGCTCGGGCTGAAGGATTACGCCCGTCGCGCCCAAGAGAAGCTCGATGCCCTCGATCTGACGGATTACCGCAACATCCACAAGAGCTACTTCTATCGTGCGATTCTCATCGTGGTCGATGCCGTCAAGGAATTCGCGGGTCGGTACGCCGCGTTGGCCCGTGAGCAGGCTCAAGAGTGTTCGCAAAAAGGTGGCGAACGCCGTGCTGCCGAACTCCGTGGAATGGCCGAGGCCCTTGACCATGTGCCATATGAGCCGGCGCGCACCTTGCGCGAGGCAGTGCAGTCGGTATGGCTGATTCACCTCACCTTGCAGCTCGAGTCCAACGGGCATTCGCTTTCCTACGGTCGTATGGACCAGTATCTGTGGCCATACTATGAAAATGATCTGAAGACCGGTCGGATTACGACCGACGAAGCCGACGAGCTGATGTGCAATCTGTGGCTCAAGACCTTCACCATCAACAAGGTCCGTCCATGGAGCCATACCCAGTTCTCTGCAGGTTCCCCGCTCTATCAGAACGTGACGGTCGGCGGCCAGAAGCTGGTGGACGGCGAAGCGAGGGACGCCACCAACCCTATGAGCTGGCTCATTCTCAAGTCCGTGGCGCAATGCCATTTGACGCAACCAAACCTCACCGTTCGCTATCACGAGAATCTTCCCGACGATTTCATGAACGAATGCATCGAAGTGGTGCGTTGCGGTTTCGGTATGCCGGCGTTCAATGATGACGAGGTCATCATCCCCAGCTTCATCGAAAAGGGTGTGGCCCGCGAGGATGCCTACAACTATTCGGCCATCGGTTGCGTGGAGACGGCGGTGCCCGGCAAGTGGGGCTACCGTTGCACTGGCATGAGCTTCCTCAATTTCCCGAAGGCGCTCTTGATTGCGATGAACAATGGTGTCGACCCGCAAAGCGGCACGAAACTGGTCGAAGGCACCGGACATTTCAAGGATTTCACGAGTTTCGACCAAGTCATGAACTGCTGGGACAAGGTCATCCGTGAGATGTGCCGGCAGTGCGTCATCATCGACGCGACCTGCGATATGGTCCTTGAACAGGACACGGCTGATATTCTCTGCTCTTGTCTGACCGACGATTGCATCGAACGTGGCCTGAACATGAAGGAAGGCGGCGCAGTCTACGATTTCATCTCCGATCTGCAGGTGGGTATCGCCAACCTCGCCGATTCCCTCGCCGCCATGAAGAAGGTGGTCTTCGAAGAAAAGAAGGTCACGCCCGAAGAGCTTTGGGACGCGATGCAGGCCAATTGGCAGGGTGAAAAGAATCAACACATCCGCGAGCTGATGAAGGCGGCGCCAAAGTACGGCAACGACGATGATTACGTCGATTCGCTTATTCGCCAGGCGTATGACATCTACATCGATGAGATGAAGAAGTACCACAATACCCGCTACGGCCGCGGGCCGATTGGTGGAATCTATTACGCCGGAACCAGTTCGATTTCAGCGAATGTGCCGCAGGGTGCAGGCACGCTGGCCACCCCTGACGGCCGTGCCGCAGGCGAGCCCCTCGCCGAAGGTTGCAGCCCCTCCCATTCTGCGGATCAGCATGGCCCGACCGCCGTGTTCAAGTCGGTCTCCAAGCTCCCCACGGATGACATCACCGGTGGCGTTCTGCTCAACCAGAAGATGACCCCGCAGGTGCTTTCGAAGATGGAAAATCGTCAGAAACTCGCTTTGCTGACGCGTGCGTTCTTCGACAGGCTTCACGGGTATCACGTGCAATACAATGTCGTCTCCCGTGAAACATTGCTTGATGCACAGGTCCATCCGGAAAAGCATCGTGATCTGATCGTTCGTGTCGCCGGCTACAGCGCCTTCTTCGTTGTGCTGTCCAAGGCGACTCAGGACGACATCATCGAACGGACCGAGCAGACGCTGTAA
- a CDS encoding DeoR/GlpR family DNA-binding transcription regulator, with amino-acid sequence METRTNRILELLTEHKRIEVATLAEELGVSEVTMRKDLSALEKRGIIDREHGFAVLKSADNMESRLAYHYEEKLKIAKRAAQCVHDGDTVMIENGSTCALLAAELVSTKNDLTIITNSAFVAGYVRGKSQSQIILLGGIYQQTAQVMVGPMVERCLKGMYVDILFAGTDGYSEETGFANRDSLRAETVCDMAQHAGRVVVVTESNKFSRRGTVPLDFGDKDVSTFTDDGLSDAARKMLEGYGVDIVTV; translated from the coding sequence ATGGAGACGAGGACGAATCGTATTCTTGAGCTTCTTACCGAGCACAAACGTATCGAGGTCGCCACGCTTGCCGAAGAACTCGGCGTTTCCGAAGTCACGATGCGCAAGGATCTGAGCGCGCTCGAAAAGCGTGGCATCATCGATCGTGAGCACGGATTCGCGGTGCTGAAAAGCGCCGACAACATGGAAAGCCGACTTGCCTACCATTACGAGGAAAAGCTGAAGATCGCCAAGCGTGCTGCGCAGTGCGTCCATGACGGCGATACCGTCATGATCGAGAATGGCAGTACTTGTGCTTTGCTGGCTGCCGAACTGGTTTCGACGAAAAACGACCTCACCATCATCACCAACAGCGCGTTCGTCGCCGGATACGTTCGTGGCAAATCCCAAAGCCAGATCATCCTTTTGGGCGGAATATACCAGCAGACGGCGCAAGTCATGGTGGGGCCGATGGTCGAGCGCTGCCTGAAAGGCATGTATGTTGACATCCTTTTCGCCGGAACCGACGGATACAGCGAGGAGACGGGATTCGCCAACCGTGATTCTCTTCGTGCCGAGACCGTCTGCGATATGGCGCAGCACGCTGGCCGTGTGGTCGTGGTCACCGAAAGCAACAAGTTCTCCCGACGCGGCACCGTTCCTCTTGATTTCGGCGACAAAGACGTGTCGACGTTCACGGATGACGGTCTTTCGGATGCTGCCCGGAAAATGTTGGAAGGGTATGGCGTCGACATCGTCACAGTCTGA
- a CDS encoding glycyl-radical enzyme activating protein, giving the protein MESAIVFNVQKFSLNDGPGIRTVVFLKGCPLRCGWCSNPESQKKTPEIEWDERSCDGCDADNALASKFGFIKTGSRRGPDVTRLRIGGTHVDAALKACPGLSVVGVNRTTDDVLAECLQDEPFYEEGGGGVTLSGGEPLVWGHFCVELLDKLKAHGIDTSMETTGHVPETTFKAAIGHLDHIFMDLKQYDTKLHKRGTGVGNELILKNMAYAVSTGKDLLIRTPVIPGFNDSLSDARGMARKLKEIGVDKVQLLPFHNFGESKYELLGRDDYAFKGVPNTHPEEIEDFRQVYLEEGVNAFL; this is encoded by the coding sequence TTGGAATCCGCGATTGTGTTCAATGTACAGAAATTCAGTCTTAACGACGGCCCCGGCATACGTACCGTCGTCTTCCTCAAAGGATGCCCGCTGCGATGTGGGTGGTGCTCCAACCCGGAAAGCCAGAAGAAGACGCCGGAAATCGAATGGGACGAGCGTTCCTGTGACGGTTGTGATGCCGATAATGCTCTTGCAAGCAAATTCGGTTTTATCAAGACGGGATCGCGCCGGGGGCCGGACGTGACGCGCTTGCGGATAGGGGGAACCCACGTCGATGCCGCATTGAAGGCCTGTCCTGGACTCTCTGTTGTCGGCGTAAACCGCACAACCGACGATGTGCTCGCAGAATGCCTTCAGGATGAGCCGTTTTACGAGGAAGGTGGCGGAGGAGTCACGCTTTCTGGGGGCGAGCCGCTGGTATGGGGACATTTCTGTGTGGAATTGCTCGACAAGCTGAAGGCTCACGGCATCGATACCAGCATGGAGACCACCGGCCATGTACCCGAAACAACGTTCAAAGCTGCCATCGGGCATCTCGATCATATTTTCATGGATCTCAAACAGTACGATACGAAGTTGCACAAGCGCGGTACCGGCGTCGGCAACGAGCTGATTCTCAAGAATATGGCCTATGCCGTTTCCACAGGCAAGGACCTTCTGATTCGCACGCCCGTCATTCCCGGCTTTAATGATTCGCTTTCCGATGCCAGGGGCATGGCTCGCAAACTCAAGGAGATCGGGGTCGATAAGGTTCAGCTTCTGCCTTTCCATAATTTCGGCGAATCAAAATATGAGCTGCTGGGGCGCGATGACTACGCGTTCAAAGGCGTGCCCAACACACATCCCGAAGAAATCGAGGATTTCAGGCAGGTATATCTCGAAGAGGGTGTGAATGCCTTTTTGTAG
- the rpmB gene encoding 50S ribosomal protein L28 — protein sequence MAARCAVCGKGPQTGYSVSHSHIRNKRTFNPNLQSVRTTIDGQNVRVRVCAKCIKAGKVQRVVA from the coding sequence ATGGCAGCTCGTTGCGCAGTGTGCGGCAAGGGACCGCAGACCGGTTACAGCGTTTCGCATTCACATATCCGCAATAAGCGCACCTTCAACCCGAACCTCCAGTCGGTTCGCACCACTATCGACGGACAGAACGTTCGCGTTCGCGTGTGCGCCAAGTGCATCAAGGCCGGTAAGGTTCAGCGCGTGGTTGCGTGA
- a CDS encoding beta-propeller fold lactonase family protein — protein MPGDVPTIAAAGVASDVPSPSWLLREGDTVFAVLEDTDEVASLRLIYKESGSSDGSCAGDDPRLEEISRVKLPAKSGPTHAAIALDPKLGRHLITADYADGTVCVLPIGADDVLGPVAQVLHGNPEHHGPLPAQEGPHAHWILPLADGRVLTTDLGADRIYVHHWEGSRLVRTGFVSLAPGTGPRDMHVLPGPSGEFGFSGDWRIAVVDEWGCTVTILEPVGLDSHHPGNAEDAGSGHKDKGHAEEFWVSQTVSLGGDQGEHPDQAASLAFVPDALCLANPNETQGSTVSPFSRGFVYVGLRGTERIVTLYWDGRKLSRLAPETQRDWEGRGVLSGGKRPRHIKAIGNMLVVANEVSDNLSLFRVSDDGEPVHLGDYPAGSPTVVLPLTGI, from the coding sequence ATGCCGGGTGATGTGCCGACGATTGCTGCCGCAGGCGTCGCTTCCGATGTGCCGTCTCCGTCGTGGTTGTTGCGTGAAGGGGACACGGTTTTCGCTGTTCTTGAAGACACCGATGAAGTGGCCTCACTGAGACTTATATATAAGGAATCCGGTTCGAGCGATGGCTCCTGTGCAGGCGACGATCCGAGACTTGAGGAAATATCGCGGGTGAAATTGCCTGCCAAGTCTGGCCCGACTCATGCGGCGATTGCCTTGGACCCCAAGCTTGGTCGTCACTTGATCACCGCTGACTACGCAGACGGCACTGTTTGTGTTCTGCCGATTGGCGCAGACGATGTTCTGGGTCCGGTGGCGCAAGTGCTGCATGGGAATCCGGAGCATCATGGCCCCTTGCCGGCGCAGGAAGGGCCGCATGCCCATTGGATTCTTCCTTTGGCCGATGGACGCGTGCTGACCACCGATCTGGGTGCCGACCGCATCTACGTCCATCACTGGGAGGGTTCGCGTTTGGTCCGTACCGGCTTCGTTTCGCTTGCGCCCGGAACAGGACCACGCGATATGCATGTTTTGCCTGGTCCCTCCGGTGAGTTCGGTTTCAGCGGTGATTGGCGTATCGCCGTGGTCGATGAGTGGGGATGCACCGTGACCATTCTGGAACCGGTCGGTTTGGACTCTCACCATCCCGGCAATGCTGAAGATGCCGGTAGTGGGCATAAAGATAAGGGGCATGCCGAAGAATTCTGGGTTTCCCAGACCGTTAGTCTCGGTGGAGATCAGGGGGAACATCCCGATCAGGCCGCGTCCTTGGCCTTTGTACCTGACGCCCTTTGCCTGGCCAATCCCAATGAAACACAAGGCAGCACGGTCTCGCCGTTCTCGCGTGGTTTCGTCTACGTCGGGCTGCGTGGAACCGAGCGCATCGTGACCTTGTATTGGGACGGCAGAAAGCTGAGCCGCCTGGCGCCAGAAACACAGCGTGATTGGGAAGGGCGCGGCGTGTTAAGTGGCGGCAAGCGTCCGAGGCATATCAAGGCTATCGGCAACATGCTTGTCGTCGCCAATGAGGTCAGCGACAACCTGAGTCTCTTCCGTGTGTCCGATGACGGCGAGCCGGTACATCTTGGAGATTATCCGGCAGGATCTCCGACCGTGGTTTTACCTCTGACCGGAATCTAA
- a CDS encoding TetR/AcrR family transcriptional regulator — protein MSRPRQDSNQLPATTRMENAFWKLLEERDYPKITVTDIVNLAGVNRNSFYYHYCKLNNLAETAIQHAVEGINRALPEFTVDPAKAWNGIVMQLIGVPANRVYLDRISLTVNSHSSPFLLFTVHDALRDGIIEWQHLDRDMNITQNCLLEFSVGGLLAISGMWPKLSKETTVEQWSNLDAAVVARTLYMAVSSDSMPGFWVQMFRSALEKGESSVLKSLAQAESQDKDFKHEVDALLEDLHTMQHQHTDGFRGNAALMGGISHTA, from the coding sequence ATGTCTAGACCCCGACAAGACTCAAATCAATTGCCGGCTACGACGCGCATGGAGAATGCGTTCTGGAAGTTGCTTGAGGAGCGGGATTATCCCAAAATCACCGTCACTGACATAGTCAATCTGGCGGGCGTCAACCGTAACTCTTTCTACTACCACTACTGCAAACTCAACAATCTCGCCGAAACCGCTATCCAGCACGCCGTCGAAGGAATCAACAGGGCTCTGCCTGAGTTCACCGTCGACCCCGCCAAGGCGTGGAACGGCATTGTTATGCAGCTCATCGGCGTACCGGCCAACCGTGTCTATCTCGACCGCATCTCCCTTACGGTAAACTCGCACAGCTCCCCATTTCTGCTTTTCACCGTGCACGACGCGCTTCGCGACGGCATCATCGAGTGGCAGCACCTCGACCGCGACATGAACATCACCCAGAATTGTCTTTTGGAATTCTCGGTGGGCGGTCTGCTCGCGATTTCGGGTATGTGGCCCAAGCTCTCCAAGGAGACGACGGTCGAACAGTGGAGCAATCTCGATGCGGCTGTGGTCGCTCGTACACTTTACATGGCCGTTTCCAGCGACAGCATGCCTGGTTTCTGGGTGCAGATGTTCCGCAGTGCGCTTGAGAAGGGCGAAAGTTCGGTGCTCAAGAGCCTCGCCCAAGCAGAAAGTCAAGACAAGGATTTCAAGCATGAGGTTGATGCTCTGCTTGAAGATCTTCACACTATGCAGCATCAACACACCGACGGGTTCAGGGGAAACGCGGCGCTTATGGGTGGCATCAGCCACACCGCTTGA